In the genome of Verrucomicrobiota bacterium, the window TAGATTTCGGCGGGCGGGCGCAGCCTGGCCTCGGGCGCGTTGTGGCATTCAAGGCAGAAGGGCATGCCCAAGGGCTTGGCGTGCCAGACTTCGTCCATCTCGTTGACTTTCCCATGGCACTCGACGCAGGAGACGCCGCGGTTCACGTGGACGGAGTGGTTGAAGTAAACGTAGTCGGGCAGCTTGTGGATCTGCACCCACGGGATGGGCTTGCCGGTCGCGGCGGAGTCGCGCACGAGCGCGAGGCGGGGGTCGTCCTTGAGCACCTGATTGTGGCAGTTCATGCACGTGCTCGCGGCGGGGATGTTGGAATACCAGGACCTTTCGACGCCGTTGTGGCAGTAACGGCAGTCAATCCCGAGCTGGCCGGCGTGTATGGTGTGCGAGAATGCGACCGGCTGGATGGGTTTGTAACCAACGCGCGTGTAGCCGGGATGCGCGTAGTAATACACGCCAAACGTGCCCGCGCCGCCAAACAGCGCCGCGCTCAGCCCGACCATCAGCGGGAGCTTGTTCGTCCACTTGGGGAAGATGTCAGACATGCGCGCTGGCGTCAGGATTGCGGGACGCAGACAAGCGTGGACCAGCCGATGGGGCTGGTCGTCGGGATGGTGTCAGGTGTCTCGGTCCGCACTCGCACACTTGGGTCCTGGTTCCGGTCGCCTCGTGACACTAAGCGCCGCTCGCGCGCAGCTTCAAGTCCCCACGGGCGGGCTCTGCACGTTTTCCGTTTTCGTAATGCAGGCGATAAGCCGCGCCCGCCGCACCGCCGGGTGAGGCTGCCGGAGCCCCGGGGCACGGCCGCCTGAAAACGCACGAGGCGAGAACCCGGCCCGCAGGTCCCGCCCCGAAGCGGCGTTGTTGTAGCGGTTCGCGAAGCGGAGTCAACAGCTTTTCGGACGCGCGTCGCGCCGCAATAAAATCGGAAAAGTGTGTGCGATCAAAACTGAAATGGGGCCGGAGGCAAGATGACGGGGTTGGCCTTGCGCGCGGAACTGCCAAAGGCAGGGCGCCTCCGCAACGCGTGAATCCACCCGCCCCGGGGATCGCGACCTGCCGGCGCCACAGGAGGTGCTGAATTGGTCGGGTCATCGTCGACCTTCACCCTCTTGAGGCTGATCGGGTTGGCGCCCGGCAGTTTCAAGGATCCGTCGTGTTCGCGCCGACCTGCCGGGTGATATCGAACGCAAGGTCGAGCGCCTCCTTCGCGGATTCGCCGCTCACGCGCGGGGTCCGTTTCGCGCGGACGCACTCGACGAAGTGCTGCAGCTCGAGTTTGAGCGGCTCATCCTTTGCGATGGGCACGGGCTCCCGCACGATCTTTTTCCCGGCGAACTCGCTCACGATGGCGGCGTCCTTGATGTGCGTGACCGCAAGCAACGTTTTGAGCACGGATGATTCCTGTTCCCCGTCGCGGGCGATGCGGTAGATGAAGCCTTCCTGCGCACGGTAGTCCAGCGAGACGTAGCTGGGCTGCGCGCCGCCGCTGAAGACGCGAATCTTGCGCAGGCGCTCGGGGCTCACGCGGCTCGCGGTGAGGTTGGCGACGCAGCCGTTGGCAAAGCGCAGCCGGGCGTTGGCGATGTCCTCGGACTTGCTCAGCACCGGGATGCCCACGGCGTCCACGCTTGTGACCGGCGACCGCACAAAGGCGAGCACGACGTCGAGGTCGTGGATCATCAGGTCGAGCACGACGCCGATGTCCGTGCTGCGCGCGGGATACGGCGAAAGGCGGTGGCACTCGATGAAGCGCGGCTCGGGCGCGGCCGTTTCGAGATAGCTGAAGACAGGATTGAACCGCTCGACGTGGCCGACCTGCAGCACGCAGCCGCGTTGCTGCGCGAGTTGCACCAGTTCCGCGGCCTGCGCGGTGTTGTCGGTCATCGGCTTCTCGACGAGCACGTGCCGGCCCTGTGCAAGCAACGACCTCGCAAGCGCGAAGTGCGTGGTGGTCGGCGTGACGATGCTCACGGCGTCCGCGGCGGCGGCGGCGGCGTCCGCGGAGTCGAACACCCGCGTGCGGCACTTCTCGGCGACCTTCCGGGCGCTCTCTGCGTTCACGTCGAAAACGCCCGCGAACTCGACCGCGCCGGACGCCGCGAGCTCCGCGTAGAGCCGCGCGTGCTCCTTGCCGAGCGAGCCGGCGCCGAGGACGGCGACCCTGAGTTTTTCCGAGGACATCACGCGCGAAGTCTGCCCGCGAGCACGAGCGCTGGCAATTGCGCCGTCACCGGCCAAAGCAAAAGAGCCGCTTCTCGGTGCGGAGGAATATGCGCCCGTCGAGGATGGCCGGCGTGGCGAAGACCTGCTCCCCCATGTCATTTCGAGCGAGAACATTCAACGTGTCGCCGGCCTCGTAAACAACCACGCGGCCCTTTTGCGATGCGGCGTAGATGCGGCCGTTCGCGGTGATGGACGAGGTGTAATAGCTGCCCTCGGCGTCGAGTCGCTCGGCCTGATAGCCGATGCTGCCGGTCTTCGTTTCGTAACACGACGCGAGACCGCCGTCCTTGACCGTGTAAACGCGCCCCTTGTAGCAGAGCGGCGAGGAGACGTAAGGCAGGTGGCGGTTGATTTTCCAGACGACGTGCGAGTCGGTGATGTCGCCACGGCCGCCGGGCTTGATGGCGAAGACCTGGTTCTCGGCGCGCTCAAACATGGACTGCATGTCCGCGTATTCCTGCCGCGTCACGGTCCCGTCCTTGTTCACGTCAATCTGGCTGAAGCGGTCTTTGAAGGGGCCGGCGGGAAACTCGTCCTTCACGAGCGTGCCGTTCTTGTCCTTGTCGTTCTGCGCGAGGAACTGCTCGAAAGGCGGC includes:
- a CDS encoding cytochrome c3 family protein, translating into MSDIFPKWTNKLPLMVGLSAALFGGAGTFGVYYYAHPGYTRVGYKPIQPVAFSHTIHAGQLGIDCRYCHNGVERSWYSNIPAASTCMNCHNQVLKDDPRLALVRDSAATGKPIPWVQIHKLPDYVYFNHSVHVNRGVSCVECHGKVNEMDEVWHAKPLGMPFCLECHNAPEARLRPPAEIYNLDWQRPANFTETHGKKFAHDWKVLSSTSCSACHR
- a CDS encoding Gfo/Idh/MocA family oxidoreductase → MSSEKLRVAVLGAGSLGKEHARLYAELAASGAVEFAGVFDVNAESARKVAEKCRTRVFDSADAAAAAADAVSIVTPTTTHFALARSLLAQGRHVLVEKPMTDNTAQAAELVQLAQQRGCVLQVGHVERFNPVFSYLETAAPEPRFIECHRLSPYPARSTDIGVVLDLMIHDLDVVLAFVRSPVTSVDAVGIPVLSKSEDIANARLRFANGCVANLTASRVSPERLRKIRVFSGGAQPSYVSLDYRAQEGFIYRIARDGEQESSVLKTLLAVTHIKDAAIVSEFAGKKIVREPVPIAKDEPLKLELQHFVECVRAKRTPRVSGESAKEALDLAFDITRQVGANTTDP